Proteins from one Flavobacterium branchiarum genomic window:
- a CDS encoding NADP-dependent oxidoreductase — MKAFILNSYKPKNGLKLTDVSDPELKENEILLKVAAAGVNLLDSKIISGEFKTILHYKLPLILGHDLAGVVIKVGALVKNFRIGDEVYSRPRDYKIGTFAEFIAIHENDAALKPKELTMVEAASIPLVGLTAWQALVEKAALKKGQKVFIQAGSGGVGTFAIQLAKYLGATVATTTSTANIDLVKSLGADIVIDYKNEDFEKILKDYDVVLNSQDGKTLEKSLRILKPGGKLISISGSPDVEFANEIKLNAMMKILVFFLSYAVRKKAKRLGVHFSFLFMKASGEQLTHITSLLDDGVIRPVVDKIFPFEKTNDALSYIESGRAKGKVVIKIY; from the coding sequence ATGAAAGCATTTATTTTAAATAGTTATAAACCTAAAAATGGACTCAAACTAACAGATGTTTCTGATCCAGAATTAAAGGAAAATGAGATACTGTTAAAAGTAGCCGCGGCAGGTGTAAATCTATTAGATTCTAAGATTATATCTGGGGAGTTCAAAACAATTCTTCATTATAAACTGCCTCTAATTCTAGGTCATGATTTAGCAGGAGTAGTAATAAAGGTAGGGGCTTTAGTAAAGAATTTTAGAATTGGAGACGAAGTTTATTCCCGTCCAAGAGATTATAAAATAGGCACTTTTGCTGAATTTATTGCTATTCACGAAAATGATGCGGCACTTAAGCCAAAAGAGCTTACTATGGTAGAAGCGGCTTCTATTCCGTTAGTAGGATTAACAGCTTGGCAGGCATTAGTAGAAAAGGCAGCATTAAAAAAGGGACAGAAAGTTTTTATTCAGGCAGGATCTGGCGGTGTGGGAACATTTGCTATTCAGCTTGCCAAATATTTAGGCGCAACAGTTGCCACTACAACCAGTACCGCTAATATTGATTTAGTCAAAAGTCTGGGTGCAGATATAGTAATTGATTATAAAAATGAAGATTTTGAAAAAATTCTTAAAGATTACGATGTAGTGTTAAACAGCCAGGATGGAAAAACTTTAGAAAAATCACTTCGGATATTAAAGCCAGGTGGAAAACTGATTTCAATTTCAGGTTCTCCCGATGTAGAGTTTGCAAATGAAATTAAATTGAATGCCATGATGAAAATATTAGTGTTTTTTCTGAGTTACGCAGTTAGGAAAAAAGCAAAAAGATTGGGTGTCCATTTTTCGTTTCTGTTTATGAAAGCCAGTGGGGAACAGCTTACTCATATCACCTCCCTGCTTGATGATGGGGTTATACGGCCGGTTGTTGATAAAATATTTCCGTTTGAAAAAACCAACGATGCGCTGTCTTATATAGAAAGCGGACGTGCAAAAGGTAAAGTGGTAATTAAGATTTATTAG
- a CDS encoding cytochrome-c peroxidase encodes MKKIASFILILIVITSCSNDDDAFVSFDNPEVYLNIPAGFPELNTFVNQNKPTKYGVELGKKFFSEKRFSADNTISCSTCHVQAKAFTDGNPQAIGIKGRVGFRNTPSIQNLAFLKFYNWDGSKLQLENQALVPIITHEEMDSSILEVIDKIKGDADYIDLFKKAFGDEKITPERIYQSIAQFEYTLISANSKYDKVKQNKESFTVNELKGYQTFQQKCASCHSTELFTDQSFRNIGFPLNTNTNEAGRGRVTGIAADFMSFRVPTLRNIEFTAPYGSFGQFSTLRAVLDYFDNGVLDAENLDPIFKNNGNRIPLNEEEKSNLISFMNTLSDVQFLGN; translated from the coding sequence ATGAAAAAAATAGCCAGTTTTATATTGATTTTAATAGTTATAACTTCCTGTAGCAACGATGATGATGCTTTTGTTTCTTTTGATAATCCTGAAGTTTATCTGAACATTCCTGCTGGATTTCCAGAGTTAAATACTTTTGTAAACCAAAACAAACCCACTAAATATGGTGTAGAATTGGGTAAAAAGTTTTTTTCAGAAAAAAGGTTTAGTGCAGACAATACGATCTCTTGTTCTACTTGTCATGTTCAAGCAAAAGCTTTTACAGATGGTAATCCACAAGCGATTGGTATTAAAGGCAGAGTTGGATTTCGAAATACGCCATCCATTCAAAATTTAGCTTTTTTAAAGTTTTACAATTGGGATGGAAGTAAGCTCCAGTTAGAGAATCAGGCGTTGGTTCCGATTATCACACATGAAGAAATGGATTCTTCAATTTTGGAAGTTATAGATAAAATTAAAGGCGATGCGGATTATATAGATTTATTTAAAAAAGCTTTTGGTGATGAAAAAATTACGCCCGAAAGAATTTATCAAAGTATTGCACAATTTGAATACACGTTAATTTCTGCGAACAGCAAATATGATAAAGTAAAACAGAATAAAGAATCTTTTACAGTAAACGAGTTGAAGGGGTACCAAACATTTCAGCAAAAGTGCGCCAGTTGCCATAGTACAGAATTGTTTACCGATCAAAGTTTTAGAAATATTGGCTTTCCATTAAATACAAATACCAACGAAGCTGGTCGTGGACGAGTTACGGGAATTGCAGCTGATTTTATGAGTTTTCGGGTTCCTACTTTAAGAAACATTGAATTTACTGCACCTTATGGAAGTTTTGGTCAGTTTTCTACTTTAAGAGCTGTTTTAGATTATTTTGATAATGGCGTTTTAGATGCAGAAAATCTCGATCCAATTTTTAAGAATAACGGTAATAGAATTCCACTCAATGAAGAAGAAAAGAGTAATCTTATCTCATTTATGAATACGTTAAGTGATGTTCAATTTTTAGGGAATTAG
- a CDS encoding SDR family oxidoreductase: MILKNKTILITGGGSGIGLEAAKQFLTHGAKVIITGRNQEKLNNAKNEYPSLIVIQSDAANPNDAVTLFQQVKQLGGIDILYHNAGVLAPLLNLGTADDNHVNNAAYEMEVNYLGVIRLNNLFMEMLQSRKEGAIINTTSLLRYVPSIVEPTYSASKAALGFYTESLRKHLQLLNSRVKVFELLPPVIATEMTAERTGKKLTTEEFVKQFIKALIKNEYVIRIGDTKTLYLLNRFFPKLAYRLVNSKESYVSLK, encoded by the coding sequence ATGATACTAAAAAATAAAACAATATTAATTACTGGAGGAGGTTCTGGTATAGGCCTTGAAGCGGCAAAGCAGTTTCTTACTCATGGTGCAAAAGTAATTATTACGGGAAGAAATCAGGAGAAGTTAAATAATGCTAAAAATGAGTATCCAAGTCTTATTGTGATACAAAGTGATGCTGCAAATCCAAATGATGCAGTAACTCTTTTTCAGCAAGTTAAACAATTGGGCGGAATTGATATCTTGTATCATAACGCAGGTGTATTAGCTCCGTTGCTTAATTTAGGAACTGCAGATGACAATCATGTAAATAATGCTGCTTATGAAATGGAAGTTAATTACCTAGGAGTAATTCGTTTGAACAATCTCTTTATGGAGATGCTACAATCGAGAAAAGAAGGTGCGATAATAAATACAACATCACTTCTTCGTTATGTGCCTTCAATTGTAGAGCCTACATATTCGGCTTCTAAAGCTGCTTTAGGTTTTTATACAGAATCGCTTCGGAAACATTTACAACTTCTAAACAGCCGTGTAAAAGTATTTGAGTTGTTGCCACCAGTTATTGCCACAGAGATGACGGCAGAAAGAACAGGTAAAAAATTAACGACTGAAGAATTTGTAAAACAGTTTATCAAAGCTTTGATAAAAAATGAATATGTGATTAGAATTGGAGATACAAAAACGCTGTATTTACTGAATAGATTTTTTCCTAAATTAGCTTATCGTCTAGTTAATTCTAAAGAAAGCTATGTATCCTTAAAATAA
- a CDS encoding ABC transporter ATP-binding protein — MLIAEKLTKKYGDHIALNALNLTIKEGEIFALLGQNGAGKTTTINLFLGFIEPTEGTLKINNIPVTQNTETTKGYVAYIPETVMLYPNLTGLENLKFFSSLAGFKYSLGELTYFLSKAGLQVKAHDQNLGGYSKGMRQKVGIAIAIAKKAKVLLLDEPTSGLDPKASNEFSQILKELSADGTAILMATHDIFRAREVATHIGIMKQGNLVTVIEASKISANELEDLYLQTV; from the coding sequence ATGCTAATAGCTGAAAAACTTACCAAAAAATATGGTGATCATATTGCTTTAAACGCTTTAAACTTAACTATAAAAGAAGGCGAAATCTTTGCTCTTTTAGGGCAGAACGGTGCTGGAAAAACGACTACTATCAATTTGTTTTTAGGTTTTATAGAACCAACAGAGGGAACTTTAAAAATAAATAATATTCCGGTTACACAAAATACTGAAACTACAAAAGGATATGTTGCTTATATACCAGAAACAGTAATGCTGTACCCCAATCTTACAGGTTTAGAAAATCTTAAATTCTTTTCTTCCCTTGCAGGTTTTAAATATTCACTAGGAGAATTGACTTATTTTTTGTCAAAGGCAGGGTTGCAAGTTAAAGCTCACGATCAGAATTTAGGTGGCTATTCGAAAGGAATGCGTCAGAAAGTGGGTATTGCGATTGCGATTGCCAAAAAGGCAAAAGTACTTTTGTTAGACGAACCTACAAGCGGTTTAGATCCAAAAGCATCAAATGAATTTTCGCAGATTTTAAAAGAACTTTCGGCAGACGGAACAGCGATTTTAATGGCAACACACGATATTTTTAGAGCGCGTGAAGTCGCCACACATATCGGAATCATGAAGCAAGGAAACTTGGTTACAGTTATCGAAGCTTCAAAAATTTCTGCAAACGAACTCGAAGATTTGTATTTACAAACTGTTTAA
- a CDS encoding TonB-dependent siderophore receptor: protein MKHLYTLLFLVSSLAVLQAQTKNKKVLDSIVKDSIEMESKRNELQTVEIVGRSTKKYHSNYSFSATKTASLNKDIPQSISSITKELISDRGSIYLADAVKMASGVIPASYYNQYTIRGISQNEEGQIINGMRTRQYYFLQPLTSNIERIEVIKGPSSASFSSVDPGGSINMVTKKPLAIDRKEVSLSVGSFSTLRGTLDFTGPLNESKTLLYRVNGAYQEAKSFRDLVNNKSFLISPSFSYIPNEKTAINTELILSDMRGVLDRGQPIFGATAGVTNLNKTPISLNLGASGDFFKSKEMILMTNFAHKFNSKIGFNASYMKQTWTENLQEHRTTNAFAVDMNNQPVTSLAMMQFVQREQYWDIDNLSAYFNFDFKTGKLSHKLLVGYDLSSWNKNKGGGQNAARGYLLKDGTVTNSFVAANAANYQTTTVDGVLLPKPNVNFFDLNNPSYGLRSPEDYILNVRTALPSALTTTNAIYIQDQIQWGKISFLLGLRNEWFEDITNYETNNELTVKKGALLPRIGVTYAINQDINVYTTYLEGYQPQSNTTTLMPQTGSLPGGSVFKPLESDLKEFGVKATFLNKTMSFNAAVYEINQRNILMNANDPVNPDLLVTRGSERSRGFECDLAGYITPDWQINASYSYIDAIITNDANSALIGDRKQNTPKNSANLWTRYNFASDSYLKDLGIGFGMQYQSNKVPWFTRDFTLPDFTIFDAAVYYKPSHNMQLAVNAGNLLNKTYWLGAQNYLRLFPGSPRNISLTVTYKF from the coding sequence ATGAAACATCTATATACGTTACTTTTTTTAGTAAGTAGTTTAGCTGTGTTGCAAGCACAGACAAAAAATAAAAAAGTCCTTGATAGTATTGTTAAAGATTCTATCGAAATGGAATCTAAACGTAACGAATTGCAAACTGTTGAAATCGTTGGGCGCTCAACTAAAAAATACCATAGTAACTATTCTTTTTCGGCAACAAAAACGGCTTCTTTAAACAAAGATATTCCGCAGTCAATTTCTAGCATAACAAAAGAATTAATTTCAGACAGAGGATCTATTTATCTCGCAGACGCCGTGAAAATGGCGAGTGGTGTAATTCCAGCAAGTTACTATAATCAATACACCATTAGAGGAATTAGCCAAAACGAAGAAGGTCAGATTATAAACGGAATGAGAACACGCCAATATTACTTTTTACAACCACTTACAAGTAATATTGAGCGTATCGAAGTTATAAAAGGCCCCTCAAGTGCCTCCTTTTCATCTGTTGATCCGGGCGGAAGTATAAACATGGTGACAAAAAAGCCTTTGGCGATCGATCGAAAAGAAGTTAGCCTGAGCGTTGGGAGTTTTAGTACATTACGTGGAACGCTTGATTTTACTGGACCATTAAACGAATCAAAAACACTTTTGTACCGTGTAAATGGAGCATATCAGGAAGCAAAATCTTTCCGTGATTTAGTCAACAATAAGTCATTTTTGATCTCGCCATCGTTCAGTTATATTCCAAATGAAAAAACGGCAATTAATACCGAATTGATTTTAAGCGACATGAGGGGAGTCCTAGATCGAGGACAACCCATTTTTGGTGCTACAGCTGGCGTTACCAATTTAAATAAAACACCAATTAGCTTAAATTTAGGTGCTTCGGGTGATTTTTTTAAGTCTAAAGAAATGATTTTGATGACGAATTTTGCTCATAAATTCAATTCTAAAATTGGTTTTAATGCTTCGTATATGAAGCAAACATGGACAGAAAATCTTCAAGAACATCGAACTACAAATGCTTTTGCGGTTGACATGAACAATCAGCCCGTTACAAGTCTAGCGATGATGCAGTTTGTACAGCGTGAGCAATATTGGGATATAGACAATTTGAGCGCGTATTTTAATTTTGATTTTAAAACAGGGAAACTCTCTCATAAATTATTAGTGGGCTATGATTTAAGTAGCTGGAATAAAAATAAAGGAGGTGGACAAAACGCTGCACGGGGATATTTATTAAAAGACGGAACGGTTACCAATTCTTTTGTAGCAGCAAATGCGGCAAATTACCAAACAACAACAGTTGATGGAGTTCTTTTACCAAAACCAAATGTAAACTTCTTCGATTTGAATAATCCATCCTATGGACTTAGAAGCCCAGAAGATTATATATTGAATGTTAGGACAGCACTCCCGTCTGCATTGACAACAACCAATGCAATCTATATTCAAGATCAGATTCAGTGGGGAAAAATCAGTTTTTTACTGGGTTTAAGAAACGAATGGTTTGAAGATATTACAAATTATGAAACCAATAACGAATTGACAGTAAAAAAGGGAGCTTTATTGCCAAGAATTGGAGTTACATACGCTATAAATCAAGATATAAATGTATATACCACATATCTTGAAGGGTATCAGCCACAATCGAATACGACAACTTTAATGCCTCAAACAGGGAGTCTGCCTGGCGGAAGTGTTTTTAAACCGCTTGAAAGTGATTTGAAAGAATTTGGTGTGAAAGCTACTTTTTTAAATAAAACAATGAGTTTTAATGCCGCAGTTTATGAAATCAATCAGCGTAATATTTTGATGAATGCAAATGATCCTGTAAACCCAGATTTGCTGGTAACGAGAGGTAGTGAAAGAAGCCGTGGTTTTGAGTGTGACTTAGCTGGATATATAACTCCAGACTGGCAGATAAATGCATCTTACAGTTATATAGATGCAATAATTACCAATGATGCAAATTCGGCTTTAATTGGTGATAGAAAGCAGAATACACCAAAAAACAGTGCCAATTTATGGACGCGTTACAACTTTGCTTCAGATTCTTATTTGAAAGATCTAGGAATCGGATTCGGAATGCAGTATCAAAGCAACAAAGTACCTTGGTTTACTCGTGACTTTACACTTCCCGATTTTACCATTTTTGATGCAGCGGTTTATTATAAACCAAGTCATAATATGCAACTTGCTGTAAATGCAGGTAATTTATTGAATAAAACGTATTGGTTAGGTGCTCAGAATTATTTGAGATTATTTCCGGGAAGTCCGAGAAATATAAGCCTTACTGTAACTTATAAATTTTAA
- a CDS encoding TonB-dependent receptor plug domain-containing protein, with the protein MKYILMLFFLGITVTAQNTNVPNDTIKNLEEVKVKSVVKKKIETEMKMAVSVDEFLSSSDNISFIKRGAYAWEPLLNNMSTERSTVTIDGMHIFGACTDKMDPITSYVESNNLSTIDIKSGQEGSLHGATVAGSIDLRRKSTPFGLEKKWNGAYQSGFEFNNKQFFNLGNVAYSGEKFVAEGSVSYRKSDNYYDGNQDEVKHSQYKKFNTSLGFAYKTTDLSSVRFDAIFDMAKDVGYPALPMDLSLSRALITSVSHKQLFEEGLVKVIDSKIYFNAIEHYMDDTTRPENLVHMDMPGWSTTYGLVSKANLKKNSYAAEIQLNAYDNLSIAEMRMYPQDRSKRTMFAYSWPWVTTRYAGLSMNNSWDLSEKSQVNLGGSLGVNYNYSKYVEFNWIFHPGAPQEKTRFLPSFHAGYNLDIDDFNFSVGTGYGHRAPSVSEGYGYYIYNSFDRYDYIGNPNLKNEISYEGNASAGFKNERLKIQGKINYFYIENYIIGRVLSMGSPMNYQSVGVKGYTSLDFATLLNMSINADYDILEHLHWKGTLTYARGMDNKGGNLPFIRPLSYQTSIHFMHKNFGIRTSINGDFEQINYSPEYGEDLTSAYTIWNISADYSFKINKVKTVVQIGAENLLNEYYSTYADWGNIPRMGRNIFTSLKFNF; encoded by the coding sequence ATGAAATATATACTAATGTTATTTTTTTTGGGAATAACTGTAACAGCTCAAAATACAAACGTACCTAACGACACTATAAAAAACTTAGAAGAAGTAAAAGTAAAAAGTGTAGTAAAAAAGAAAATTGAAACTGAAATGAAAATGGCAGTTTCAGTTGATGAATTTCTATCATCTTCGGATAATATCAGTTTTATAAAACGCGGTGCTTATGCCTGGGAACCACTTTTGAATAATATGAGTACTGAACGTTCTACGGTTACGATTGACGGAATGCATATTTTTGGTGCTTGTACTGATAAAATGGACCCGATTACGTCGTATGTGGAAAGTAATAATCTTTCGACAATTGATATAAAATCAGGGCAGGAGGGAAGTCTTCACGGCGCAACTGTTGCTGGAAGTATTGATTTAAGAAGAAAGAGTACACCGTTTGGTCTTGAAAAAAAATGGAATGGAGCGTATCAAAGTGGATTTGAGTTTAATAATAAACAGTTTTTTAATCTTGGAAATGTGGCATATTCAGGTGAAAAATTTGTAGCCGAAGGAAGTGTTTCCTATAGAAAATCTGATAATTATTACGATGGGAATCAGGATGAAGTAAAACATTCACAATACAAAAAGTTCAATACTTCATTAGGTTTTGCTTATAAAACAACTGATTTATCATCAGTAAGATTCGATGCAATTTTTGATATGGCAAAAGATGTCGGTTATCCTGCCCTGCCAATGGATTTATCTCTTTCTCGTGCCTTAATTACCTCAGTTTCTCATAAACAATTATTTGAAGAAGGCTTGGTAAAAGTAATTGACTCAAAAATTTATTTTAATGCTATAGAGCACTATATGGATGATACAACACGTCCAGAAAATCTAGTTCATATGGATATGCCAGGTTGGAGTACAACTTATGGTTTGGTTTCAAAAGCCAATTTGAAAAAAAATAGTTACGCCGCTGAAATTCAATTAAATGCTTATGATAATCTATCAATTGCAGAAATGCGAATGTATCCGCAGGATAGAAGCAAAAGAACGATGTTTGCTTACAGCTGGCCTTGGGTAACAACACGTTATGCTGGACTTTCGATGAATAATTCGTGGGATCTTTCAGAAAAAAGTCAAGTGAATTTGGGAGGTTCATTGGGAGTAAATTACAATTACTCCAAATATGTAGAATTCAATTGGATTTTTCATCCAGGAGCTCCACAAGAAAAAACAAGATTTTTACCAAGTTTTCATGCAGGTTACAATTTAGATATTGATGATTTTAATTTCTCGGTTGGAACGGGTTATGGACATAGAGCGCCTTCTGTTTCGGAAGGTTACGGCTATTATATCTACAATAGTTTTGATCGTTACGATTATATCGGAAATCCTAATTTGAAAAATGAAATTTCGTATGAAGGAAATGCAAGTGCAGGTTTTAAAAATGAAAGATTAAAGATTCAAGGAAAAATTAATTACTTCTATATTGAGAATTATATAATTGGAAGAGTTTTAAGCATGGGAAGCCCTATGAATTATCAATCGGTTGGAGTAAAAGGATATACATCATTGGATTTCGCAACCCTTTTAAATATGTCAATTAATGCTGATTACGATATCTTAGAACATCTACATTGGAAAGGAACGCTTACTTATGCACGTGGAATGGATAATAAAGGAGGAAATCTACCTTTTATACGTCCGTTGAGTTATCAGACTTCGATACATTTTATGCATAAAAATTTCGGAATTAGAACTTCTATAAATGGTGATTTCGAGCAGATCAATTACAGTCCAGAATATGGAGAAGATTTAACATCGGCTTATACAATTTGGAATATATCAGCCGATTATTCTTTTAAAATTAATAAAGTAAAAACCGTTGTTCAGATTGGAGCAGAAAATTTATTAAATGAATATTATAGCACTTATGCCGATTGGGGAAATATCCCAAGAATGGGACGTAATATTTTTACTTCTTTAAAATTCAATTTCTAA
- a CDS encoding MbnP family protein, whose product MQNLKKYFLLSIASLAFVSCSSDDNNPVANNVTLEFNNTFKNTTIVLGNATSASATANTSVTGQAHHFSELKYVISNIRLVKDNGDEVPFNVNDLDKGATVIDQAKTASLSYVLSNIPAATYKQIKFGLGIKPEQNTLDQVRFPNFYAAAGANDTKMMWEWGSGYRFTKVEGFYGTDTKEMSIHTGSTVEGTAPNYTQGVNAYRDITLNLTTNAIVGSKAPKIKIKADFDKLLSGKVNTITLSTGTGMGDNATPNVHTATQMVKFVDNLGGNGSSDITGMFSISSVEN is encoded by the coding sequence ATGCAAAATTTAAAAAAATACTTCTTGTTGTCCATAGCCTCTTTGGCATTCGTATCATGTTCAAGTGATGATAATAATCCAGTTGCAAACAATGTAACATTAGAATTTAATAATACTTTTAAGAATACAACAATTGTTTTAGGAAATGCTACTTCAGCTTCAGCAACAGCAAATACTTCAGTAACGGGGCAGGCTCATCATTTTTCTGAATTGAAATATGTAATCAGCAATATTCGTCTTGTAAAAGATAACGGAGACGAAGTTCCATTCAATGTAAATGATTTGGATAAAGGTGCGACAGTTATAGATCAGGCAAAAACTGCCTCGTTAAGCTATGTGCTAAGTAATATACCAGCAGCGACTTATAAGCAGATTAAATTTGGTTTAGGAATAAAACCAGAGCAAAACACTTTAGATCAGGTAAGATTTCCTAATTTTTATGCAGCAGCTGGAGCAAACGACACTAAAATGATGTGGGAATGGGGAAGTGGTTACCGTTTTACAAAAGTAGAAGGTTTTTATGGAACTGATACTAAGGAAATGTCTATTCATACAGGAAGTACTGTCGAAGGAACTGCTCCAAACTATACTCAGGGTGTTAATGCTTACAGAGATATTACTTTGAACTTAACTACGAATGCAATTGTAGGAAGTAAAGCGCCGAAAATTAAAATTAAAGCAGATTTTGATAAATTATTAAGTGGAAAAGTAAATACGATTACACTTTCAACCGGGACAGGAATGGGCGATAATGCGACTCCAAATGTTCATACTGCTACTCAAATGGTAAAATTTGTTGACAATTTGGGAGGAAATGGATCTAGTGATATTACTGGAATGTTCTCTATTTCTAGTGTAGAAAACTAA
- a CDS encoding ABC transporter permease gives MKSLYAEILIAKHFRNSIFKNKAIFIITLFIGGLLLYATFSGWNNYSNQNETSEKYQHQSREDWLKNPDKNPHRMAHYGNFAFRKSTSLSVFEFGMEPFFGNAIFLEAHKQNTANFSEAGFSNSMLRFGEISIAMILQILLPLLIFFLGFNSIAYERETGTLKIILTQGVTWKELLIGKILGIASVVMLLFIPTIIVLVLLWLLLQNFSITADETFKMLLFIGFHFIYLIFFCIIAVLISAVSKTSKKALISLIGIWLLFTIILPRTTQAIGAYIFEAPSKIQFNSDIEKDILLKGDSHNPNDSHYKGIKDSLLLAYKVDSVQQLPFNYSGFIMTEGEKISSRIYNEHLAKLLKVYEKQNSFSKAVSFLNPYIAIKNLSMGLSNTDYDSYIDFQKQAEAYRYTMAQKMNGLQVKYISNKKPTSNDKPLTIGKEHWADVEEFHYEPKGVWDAIKSEIISIISIILWITILFILIRTAAKKLKAI, from the coding sequence ATGAAATCATTATATGCCGAAATTTTAATTGCCAAACATTTTAGAAATTCTATTTTTAAAAATAAAGCAATTTTTATTATTACCCTTTTTATAGGAGGGTTATTATTGTACGCCACATTTTCAGGTTGGAATAATTATTCGAACCAAAATGAAACAAGCGAAAAATACCAGCATCAATCGCGCGAAGACTGGTTGAAAAATCCAGATAAAAATCCGCACAGAATGGCACATTACGGAAATTTTGCTTTCCGAAAAAGTACTTCGTTGAGTGTTTTTGAATTTGGGATGGAACCTTTTTTCGGAAACGCCATTTTTCTTGAAGCGCATAAACAAAATACGGCTAATTTTTCTGAAGCTGGATTCTCTAATAGTATGCTTCGTTTTGGCGAAATCAGTATTGCGATGATTTTGCAGATTTTATTGCCTTTACTTATATTTTTCTTAGGATTTAATTCGATTGCTTACGAACGAGAAACAGGAACTTTAAAAATTATTTTAACTCAGGGAGTTACTTGGAAAGAACTACTGATAGGCAAAATTCTAGGTATTGCAAGTGTTGTCATGCTACTTTTTATTCCAACAATTATTGTGCTAGTCTTGCTTTGGTTACTACTTCAAAACTTTAGTATTACAGCAGATGAGACTTTTAAAATGCTTTTGTTTATAGGATTTCATTTTATTTATTTAATCTTTTTCTGCATCATTGCAGTTTTAATTTCGGCAGTAAGCAAAACATCTAAAAAGGCTTTAATTTCCCTAATCGGAATTTGGCTTCTGTTTACCATTATTCTGCCAAGAACCACACAGGCAATTGGAGCTTATATTTTTGAAGCACCATCTAAAATACAATTTAACAGTGATATCGAAAAAGATATTCTTTTAAAAGGCGACAGTCATAATCCTAATGATTCGCATTATAAAGGAATTAAAGATTCTTTACTTTTGGCTTATAAAGTCGATTCGGTACAGCAACTTCCTTTTAATTATTCTGGTTTTATTATGACCGAAGGTGAAAAAATAAGTTCAAGAATTTACAATGAACACTTGGCAAAACTCCTTAAAGTTTACGAAAAACAAAATAGTTTTTCTAAAGCAGTTTCTTTTTTGAATCCCTACATCGCAATAAAAAATTTGTCGATGGGATTGTCTAATACAGATTACGATTCATACATCGATTTTCAAAAACAAGCCGAAGCATATCGTTATACTATGGCGCAGAAAATGAATGGTTTGCAGGTAAAATATATTAGCAATAAAAAGCCTACTTCAAATGATAAACCGCTTACAATTGGTAAGGAACATTGGGCAGATGTGGAAGAATTTCATTATGAGCCAAAAGGAGTCTGGGACGCTATAAAGAGCGAAATTATCTCGATTATTTCTATCATTCTTTGGATTACTATTCTGTTTATTTTAATAAGAACCGCCGCTAAAAAACTTAAAGCCATCTAA
- a CDS encoding helix-turn-helix domain-containing protein, translating into MIISESTISKFIEILNQYFESGKLQKNGLPTVKFMASELNLSARYLSDLLKQETGKTALEHIHISLLIEAKKLLLSTTNTVSETAYMLGFENPPYFSRLFKKEVGLTPTEYRDLFLN; encoded by the coding sequence ATGATAATTTCTGAGTCTACTATCTCAAAATTTATAGAAATTTTAAACCAGTACTTTGAAAGCGGTAAACTTCAAAAAAATGGACTCCCAACAGTAAAATTTATGGCTTCTGAATTGAATTTATCTGCGAGATATTTAAGTGATCTTCTAAAACAAGAAACAGGAAAAACTGCTTTAGAGCATATTCACATCTCTTTACTTATAGAAGCAAAAAAACTATTATTAAGCACTACTAATACAGTATCTGAAACAGCTTATATGCTAGGTTTTGAAAACCCTCCCTATTTTTCAAGGTTATTTAAAAAAGAAGTTGGCTTGACACCTACAGAATATAGAGACCTGTTTTTAAATTAA